The Bacteroidia bacterium genomic interval TTTGGGGTCTCCTCTTCTTTCAAAGATCTTTGTAATCTGGCGGGAGCAGGAAAAAAAGTTCCCTATTTCGACTTCAATATCAAGGAAGAATACTGGCGCCTGAGCTTTGTCGCAGGGGGCCTTATAGGGGGTTTTATTGCCTTCCAATTTATGCAAAGTCCGAATCCGGTTGACATATCCGTTGACACCCGAAATTTCCTGGCAACATTGGGAATGGGCTATCCGGAATCTGACTTGAGCGGACAGGGCTTTGTGCCAACGGAAATCTTCAATTTCTCAAGCTGGAAGGGCATCCTTCTCGCCTTAATTGGAGGAGTCTTGGTAGGGTTTGGAACTCGATATGGTAAAGGTTGTACCTCTGGCCATGCAATCACAGGATTGGCCCATTTACAACTACCTTCCCTTATCACTGTTATCGGATTTTTTATCGGAGGCTTGATAATGACCCATTTAATCCTTCCTTATCTCATTGTTCTATAATATTTGCCCTCAATCATTATGAAAAATATAGCCTACGCATTGGTCGGAATCGTTTTTGGGATTACCATGACCAAATCAGAAGCAATCTCCTGGTACAGAATCATAGAAATGTTTCGCTTTGAAAGCTTTCATATGTATGGAATTATTGGAGTCGCCGTCGGATTGAGTGCTTTACTTCTATTCATCCTGAAACGAAATAAATTCACTACCCTGGAAGGAGGACTTATTGAGCATGAAAGCATGCAACTCAGGCCGAAACGACATCTTCTGGCCGGTTCTATTTTTGGATTAGGATGGGCCCTCCTGGGCGCTTGTCCGGGCCCTATTTATGTCCTCATAGGTAATGGATTTCTCATAATGGGAGTGGTTCTGATCGGAGCAGTATTGGGGACCTATTTATATGGGATTTGGATGGATAAATTGCCTCATTAAATTTGGACTTACTCCCGTATATACAAA includes:
- a CDS encoding YeeE/YedE thiosulfate transporter family protein, coding for MLPKNILLLNVQDVGLWELFTGPWHWAFSGFMITLVLFLLVWMGKSFGVSSSFKDLCNLAGAGKKVPYFDFNIKEEYWRLSFVAGGLIGGFIAFQFMQSPNPVDISVDTRNFLATLGMGYPESDLSGQGFVPTEIFNFSSWKGILLALIGGVLVGFGTRYGKGCTSGHAITGLAHLQLPSLITVIGFFIGGLIMTHLILPYLIVL
- a CDS encoding YeeE/YedE thiosulfate transporter family protein, giving the protein MKNIAYALVGIVFGITMTKSEAISWYRIIEMFRFESFHMYGIIGVAVGLSALLLFILKRNKFTTLEGGLIEHESMQLRPKRHLLAGSIFGLGWALLGACPGPIYVLIGNGFLIMGVVLIGAVLGTYLYGIWMDKLPH